ACCAACAAGAACCTGCGTGAGATGGTCGCCAGAGGGCAGTTCCGGGCAGACCTGTACTTCCGCCTGGCTGTGATTGAGCTGCGGATCCCCAGCCTGGAGCAGCGCGGCCCAGACGACAAGGTGGCGCTGCTGCTGTCTTTCCTGCGGCATTTGCTGGGCGACAAAACCTACGAGAGCATGCCGCCGGTGCCGGAGTGGGTGAGGGCATCGGTCGGTCGTGCGTACTTTGCCGGCAATGTGCGTGAGCTGCGCAACCTGGCCGAACGTCTCGGTATCACCCTGCGCCAGTTCGGTCGCTGGGACGAGGCCCGCATCCTGCCCTTGTTTGCCGGCCTCCAGCGCGACGCCTTCGAGCGCGAGACCAACGGCGGCAACGGTGGCAATGGCCATGACCGCAGTGGTGGCAACGGAAGTGGCGGCGATGAGGAACGCCGCCGCATCCTGGCCGCGCTGGACGCCAACAACTGGCGCCGCCAGGACACCGCCGCCACCTTGGGCATCAGCCGCAAGGTGTTGTGGGAAAAGATGCGCAAATACCAGATCGCTGACGGCGAAGCTGAGTTGCGCGAGATGGAGTGACGCCATACAACACCCTCCCACCCGACGGGACCCCCGGCACGCCACTCGGGCAGCGGATCGCGTATAGTTTTCGGCTGCAACACCTGCGCAGAATCCACAGGGTCGAGATGACAACAAGAAAACAGTCAGGGAAAGCGTCGCAACAGGCGTTTCAGAGGGGATTGGCCATCGCGGCCGCGGTGGCAGTCATGGTGGGCGGTACCGCCTGCACATCTGCCGTGGCGCAGAGCCCGGCTGCAGCACCCACCGCCATCGCACCGATTGCCGCAGCCGCGCCGGTGCCGGCACTGACCGCCACCGTTGGCCAGACCACCGCAACGGCTGCCACCAGCACGCCTGCAGCCAGCAACAGCACCGCCCGTGCCGAGAGCCCGGCCAGCAATGGAGCCGGCAACAGCACCGTGCTGGATCTGCAGCGCCGCATGCAGGCTCACGAGTTGTCGGAGCTGCGCACGACCTACAACGGCGCCTACGGCGCCAGCCTGCTGTTTGCCCAAAGCGACCTGACGTATTACGTGACGCTGTTCCAGCAGAAAGACCTCTGGCGCGTCATCAAGACCACCAACGAAGCCGCTGCAGAGCGCCTCTACAGCGACTTCGCCAAGCAGACGCGCACGATGGCCGATCTGGAGCTGCAGCGCATTCGCCTGGAAGCCCAGAAGGAGCGCTCCGAGCGCCAGATTGCAGCGCAGGAAGAAAAGCTGCGCGGCCTGAAGACTGACCTGGACATCCAGCGCCAGCAGCAGGCCCAGGCGCAGGAGCGCCAGAAGGTTGCCCGCTCCGAGGCCGACACGCTGGATGTGGAGCGCCGCGCCGCCCGCGCCCGCGTGGACGAACTGCAGCGCCAGATCCGCGCACTGGAAGCGCAGGTCAACGCGCCGTTCAACGCGTCGCAGCGCAATCGCTGATCACCACATCGCAGTACCCCAGATCGGGCGGCCCACGGGTCGCCCGATGCGCTTTTAGGGGGCGGCATTCAAACACGGCGATGGCGTTTGATACTGCACCCGGCGGCGCGTACATTGGCACACAACCCATTTTCGCAGTCGACCGCGCATGCGCTCTGCCTCTGAGTTGCCCTCCAACGCCTCCTCCGCAGCGGCGGAGCCCATCCCGCAGCCCAAGGGCCTGCCGTGGCTGGGCAACCTGCTTCAACTACCCAAAGACCGCGTAGCCCAGACGTTTCTGGAGATCAGCCGGCAGTTTCCCCAGGGCCTGTATCAGCTCGACTTTGTCGGCCGCTGCGTCCCATTCGTCTATTCCGCCGACCTGGTGGCCGAGCTGTGCGATGAAACGCGCTTTCGCAAGCTGATCGGCCCGCCGCTGTCCTTCCTGCGGGCAGGCGCTGGCGACGGCCTCTTCACCGCACACCAGGACGAGCCCAACTGGGGCAAGGCCCACCGCATCCTGCTGCCGGCCTTCAGCCAACGCGCCATGAAGGGCTACTTTGACGTGATGCTCGAAGTGGCCAACGCGCTGGCCGACAAATGGACGCGGCAAGGCCCCGACGCCGACATCTCCGTTGCCGACGACATGACGCGGCTCACGCTCGACACCATCTCGCTGGCCGGCTTCGGATACCGCTTTGACTCGTTCAAGACGCCCGCGCTG
This genomic window from Ralstonia insidiosa contains:
- a CDS encoding DUF2968 domain-containing protein produces the protein MTTRKQSGKASQQAFQRGLAIAAAVAVMVGGTACTSAVAQSPAAAPTAIAPIAAAAPVPALTATVGQTTATAATSTPAASNSTARAESPASNGAGNSTVLDLQRRMQAHELSELRTTYNGAYGASLLFAQSDLTYYVTLFQQKDLWRVIKTTNEAAAERLYSDFAKQTRTMADLELQRIRLEAQKERSERQIAAQEEKLRGLKTDLDIQRQQQAQAQERQKVARSEADTLDVERRAARARVDELQRQIRALEAQVNAPFNASQRNR